Part of the Pseudomonadota bacterium genome is shown below.
CGAGGTCGCCGGGCCGGCGCAGAAGTGAAGCGCGCGCGAAAGCGTCTCGCCCTCGCGGTCGCCGCGTCGATCGCCTCGTGCTCCCTGTTCACTCCCCAGCCGCCGGCCGGCGAAGCGGCGATCGAGGAGACGACGACGGACACGGGCGCGGACCGCGAGGCGCAGTCGCTCGAGGAGGAGGAGATCTCCCTCGAGGGGCTCGACGACGGCGAGGCGGCGGACGGCGATCCGATCGCGCGGCTCATCGCGTCGTTCGGCGCCCCCGCGGACCCCGCCCCCGCCGAGGCGGAGAGCGCCACGGCGACGAGCGCCGCGGCCACGGCGTACGACGTCTGGTCGATGACCGACGAGGCCTGCAGCGAGGCGCTCGCGGCCGCGGGCGTCGCGGTGTCGAAGCCCGGCTTCGAGACGCCGTCCGTCCGGCAGCCGCTGCTCCTCGACGGCCCGATCGACGGCGTGGCGATCCGCCCGAAGGCGAGGCGCCCGGTCCGGCTGAACGAGGTGATGGACTGCCGCCTGATCGTCGCGCTGCGCGCCGTCGCCGGGGCGGCTCGCGAGCAGGGCTTCAGGGAGATCCTGTTCTACTCCACCTACCGGCCGACGAAGGACAAGGCCAAGGCGGGCAAGGCGAGCATGCACCGCCGCGGGCTCGCGATCGACGTCGGCTGGCTCACGGCCGCGGACGGCACCGCCGTGGAGGTGCTCTCGGGGTACGAACGCCGTTCGGGGGAGCCGCCGTGCGAGGCGGCGGCCGACACCGACGTGGGGCGTCGGCTCCGCGACTTCGCGTGCGCCCTGCACGCCCGGAAGATCTTCAACGTCGTGCTCACCCCGAACGCCAACGAGGCGCACCACAACCACTTCCATTTCGACATCACGCCAAACGCGCGCTGGTACATCGTCCGGTAGGTGGAGGGGCCCGTCGGCCTACGGCCGGTCGTTCTCGGGGAACTGGTAGATCGTCTCGTCCGGTCCGACCATGCCGAGCTCGTCGCGCGCGACCTTCTCGATGTATTCCGGATCCGAGTGGAACGCCCGGATCTGCTGCCGCAACGACTCGTTCTCCCGATCGAGCGCGCGGTTCGCCTCGTCGATCTGCTCGAGCTCCCTTTCGAGCTTCTCGACCCGCTCGAAGCCCCGCTGGTCGAAGAGCTTCAACGGCACGAGGATCGCGGCCGCGAGGAGGAGCGCGGCGGGAATCGCGATCTTGGCGAACCGAGCGATCGTGCCCATGCAGTTTTCATAGCGCCCGGTGCGCGCCACGGTCAACAAACGCGCCGCCCGGCAGTCGGTTGACGGGCTTCGAGCACCGGCATATATTCGCCCACCGCCGCGATGCCCCTCGACGGGCGCGGCGCCGGAAACGAGAGGAGCACGCTCGCCGTGGCACGGAACAAGATATCGGTGAAGACGGACAAGAAGGACGATCTCGATCCGATGAAGGACAAGTTCATGACGAAGTCCGCCACGATCTTCAACTGGATCGTGGACAGGCGGCAGCCCATCGGGATCGGCGCGATCGCGGCGCTCGTGATCGTCGTCGGCGCGATCGCCGTCAGCCAGCTGATCGACAGCGGCCGCGCGGAGGCGTCGGCGCTCCTCAGCCGGGGCTTCGAGGCGTACCTCGCGCCCGTGATCCCGGCCGCCGAGGTGCCGAAGGACATCAAGAAACAGGCGCCCGATCTCG
Proteins encoded:
- a CDS encoding extensin family protein: MKRARKRLALAVAASIASCSLFTPQPPAGEAAIEETTTDTGADREAQSLEEEEISLEGLDDGEAADGDPIARLIASFGAPADPAPAEAESATATSAAATAYDVWSMTDEACSEALAAAGVAVSKPGFETPSVRQPLLLDGPIDGVAIRPKARRPVRLNEVMDCRLIVALRAVAGAAREQGFREILFYSTYRPTKDKAKAGKASMHRRGLAIDVGWLTAADGTAVEVLSGYERRSGEPPCEAAADTDVGRRLRDFACALHARKIFNVVLTPNANEAHHNHFHFDITPNARWYIVR
- a CDS encoding septum formation initiator family protein, yielding MGTIARFAKIAIPAALLLAAAILVPLKLFDQRGFERVEKLERELEQIDEANRALDRENESLRQQIRAFHSDPEYIEKVARDELGMVGPDETIYQFPENDRP